One region of Mangifera indica cultivar Alphonso chromosome 3, CATAS_Mindica_2.1, whole genome shotgun sequence genomic DNA includes:
- the LOC123209910 gene encoding serum response factor-binding protein 1-like — MENLQEEKSAVEDVQKEKSAIDGLKEEKPTVEDIKEEKPVVEHVQEDKPTVEDVQEEKPAMENLQEEKSAVEDVQKEKSAIDGLKEEKPTVEDIKEEKPAVEDLKEKKPAVEDVQDEKPAVEDIEEKKPAVEDVQDEKPEVEDTKDKKPAVEDIQDEKPAVEDLQEEKPGVEFVQEEKLTVEDVREEKPAVEKVETEILDKSVVETVQRKLEEKSEIDNVMSLSSTEAVDEKVNKSLNDVAEIKKDENVKTEKKNEKIEEPVESERIKDGDVNGSYSVVETAGKEEQVSRNIVEVIKEKETNNNTEESKKADTEEGIDEKSDPPAKETSKASDDTKTVKATQKSSGNIMYKVKQSMVKVKKALIGKSPSSKTMQSRTS; from the coding sequence ATGGAAAATCTACAAGAAGAGAAATCAGCAGTTGAAGATGTACAAAAGGAGAAATCAGCAATTGATGGTTTAAAAGAGGAGAAACCAACAGTTGAAGACATAAAAGAGGAGAAACCAGTAGTTGAACATGTACAAGAGGATAAACCAACAGTTGAAGATGTACAAGAGGAAAAGCCAGCTATGGAAAATCTACAAGAAGAGAAATCAGCAGTTGAAGATGTACAAAAGGAGAAATCAGCAATTGATGGTTTAAAAGAGGAGAAACCAACAGTTGAAGACATAAAAGAGGAGAAACCAGCAGTTGAAgacttaaaagaaaagaaaccagCAGTTGAAGATGTACAAGATGAAAAACCAGCAGTTGAAGATATAGAAGAGAAGAAACCAGCAGTTGAGGATGTACAAGATGAGAAACCAGAAGTTGAAGATACAAAAGACAAGAAACCAGCAGTTGAAGATATACAAGATGAGAAACCGGCAGTTGAAGATTTACAAGAGGAAAAACCAGGAGTTGAATTTGTACAAGAGGAGAAACTAACAGTTGAAGATGTACGAGAGGAGAAACCAGCCGTTGAAAAAGTTGAAACTGAAATTCTGGATAAATCAGTAGTTGAAACTGTCCAACGAAAGCTTGAGGAGAAATCAGAAATTGATAATGTAATGTCCCTTTCATCAACTGAAGCAGTAGACGAAAAAGTGAATAAAAGCTTAAATGATGTCGCAGAAATTAAGAAAGATGAGAATGTCAAAACAGAAAAGAAGAATGAGAAAATTGAAGAACCAGTTGAAAGTGAAAGAATCAAAGATGGAGATGTGAATGGTTCCTATAGTGTTGTTGAAACAGCAGGAAAGGAAGAGCAGGTTTCTAGGAATATTGTGGAggtgataaaggaaaaagagacAAACAATAACACAGAGGAGTCCAAGAAAGCCGATACAGAAGAAGGCATTGATGAGAAGTCTGATCCCCCTGCCAAGGAAACATCCAAAGCAAGTGATGACACAAAAACAGTTAAAGCTACACAGAAGTCATCTGGGAACATAATGTACAAGGTCAAACAATCAATGGTTAAGGTTAAAAAAGCTTTGATTGGGAAATCTCCAAGCTCCAAAACCATGCAGAGCAGAACTAGCTGA